A genomic segment from Lignipirellula cremea encodes:
- a CDS encoding sialate O-acetylesterase yields the protein MQTVIRTLAVLAAFTAAPLLADTKLGPLFGDNMVLQREKPVVVWGWDEPGSEVAVTLGEASAKATAGKDGKWTVSLPEMKAGGPHSMTIAGSSTATLKNILVGEVWLCSGQSNMEWTVARSANAQEEIAAAKYPQIRHIKFAHTPAAEPQNDAPNGGWQETTPETVPGFTAVGYYFGRKLHEELDVPIGLIGSNWGGTRIEPWTPPVGFQQVEALSDIADNLQNFPQKNAEGKINHQSALALYNGMIHPLVPYSIRGALWYQGESNNGEGMLYHEKMKALIGGWRKVWGDSDMPFYFVQLAPYRYRDPAALPHIWEAQAATLAVPHTGMAVTTDISNLANIHPTNKQDVGGRLARWALAKDYGQDDLVYSGPLYKSMEIEGGKIRLTFDHAAGLKSSDDQPLSWFEIAGKDKNFVLAEAQVDGDTLVVSSPDVKAPVAVRFGWNQDAEPNFVNGAGLPASPFRTDKW from the coding sequence ATGCAAACTGTTATTCGCACGCTGGCGGTGCTGGCCGCTTTCACGGCGGCGCCGTTGCTGGCCGACACCAAACTGGGACCGCTTTTTGGCGACAACATGGTGCTCCAGCGGGAGAAGCCGGTCGTGGTCTGGGGCTGGGACGAGCCTGGGTCTGAGGTCGCCGTGACCCTGGGCGAAGCCTCCGCCAAAGCGACGGCCGGCAAAGACGGCAAGTGGACCGTCAGTCTGCCGGAAATGAAAGCAGGCGGCCCGCACTCCATGACGATCGCCGGCAGCTCGACCGCCACGCTGAAGAACATTCTGGTTGGCGAAGTCTGGCTCTGCTCGGGCCAGTCCAACATGGAATGGACGGTCGCCCGCTCGGCGAACGCGCAGGAAGAAATCGCCGCGGCCAAATACCCGCAGATCCGCCACATCAAGTTCGCCCACACCCCGGCGGCCGAACCGCAGAACGACGCTCCCAACGGCGGCTGGCAGGAAACGACCCCGGAAACGGTCCCTGGCTTTACGGCTGTCGGTTACTACTTTGGTCGGAAACTGCATGAAGAGCTGGATGTGCCGATCGGCCTGATCGGCTCCAACTGGGGCGGCACCCGCATTGAACCGTGGACGCCGCCGGTCGGATTCCAGCAGGTCGAAGCCCTGTCGGATATCGCGGACAACCTGCAGAACTTCCCGCAGAAGAACGCGGAAGGGAAGATCAACCACCAGTCGGCTTTGGCGCTGTATAACGGCATGATCCACCCGCTGGTTCCCTACTCGATCCGCGGCGCCCTCTGGTACCAGGGCGAATCGAACAACGGCGAAGGCATGCTCTACCATGAAAAAATGAAAGCCCTCATCGGCGGCTGGCGCAAAGTCTGGGGCGACAGCGACATGCCCTTCTACTTCGTCCAACTGGCGCCGTACCGTTACCGCGATCCGGCCGCCTTGCCGCATATCTGGGAAGCCCAGGCGGCGACGCTCGCCGTGCCGCACACCGGCATGGCCGTGACCACCGACATCAGCAATCTGGCCAACATTCACCCCACCAACAAGCAGGATGTAGGCGGACGTCTGGCCCGCTGGGCGCTGGCCAAAGACTACGGACAGGATGATCTGGTTTACTCGGGCCCGTTGTACAAGTCGATGGAGATCGAGGGCGGCAAAATCCGTCTGACGTTCGACCATGCGGCCGGCCTGAAGTCGTCCGACGATCAGCCGCTGAGCTGGTTTGAAATCGCCGGAAAGGACAAGAATTTCGTTCTGGCGGAAGCCCAGGTCGACGGCGATACGCTGGTGGTCAGCAGTCCCGACGTGAAAGCGCCGGTCGCGGTCCGCTTCGGCTGGAACCAGGACGCCGAGCCGAACTTCGTCAACGGCGCCGGCCTGCCCGCCTCGCCGTTCCGCACCGACAAGTGGTAA
- a CDS encoding MTH1187 family thiamine-binding protein — protein MVLLEFSMFPLGKGESVSPYVARCLKIIDDSGLDYRLHAMGTVIEGEIAQVLAVLQQCLEELATDCDRIACSAKLDYRKGASGSLSGKVARVEQQLGRSLKKGV, from the coding sequence ATGGTGCTGCTTGAATTCAGCATGTTCCCGCTTGGCAAAGGCGAAAGCGTCAGCCCCTATGTGGCCCGCTGTCTCAAGATCATCGACGACAGCGGACTGGACTATCGGCTGCACGCCATGGGCACCGTGATCGAAGGGGAAATCGCCCAGGTGCTGGCCGTCCTTCAGCAATGTCTGGAAGAACTGGCGACTGATTGCGATCGCATCGCCTGCTCGGCCAAACTCGACTACCGCAAAGGCGCCTCGGGCTCTCTGTCCGGCAAGGTCGCCCGCGTGGAACAGCAACTGGGTCGCTCACTCAAGAAGGGCGTTTAA
- the lhgO gene encoding L-2-hydroxyglutarate oxidase, giving the protein MQTVDIAVVGGGIVGLATAWHATQRFPQAKVVVLEKETAVAAHQTGHNSGVLHTGIYYKPGSLKAINCREGKLAMQQFCEQQGVDFDICGKVIVALNEQELGPLQTIFERGQANGVRCEMIPRERLLELEPHAAGIQAIHVPEAGIVNYRQVCQRLAAIVRERGGEVVLGARVLSMEHRDGGVVLQTKQSDFTARQVVNCAGLQCDRVARLSGQKPAAKIVPFRGEYYELKPEAQHLCRTLIYPTPDPSFPFLGVHFTRMIEGGVECGPNAVLAFAREGYRKRDINLRDLAESLTYPGFLKMAMKHWRTGLGEMWRSFSKQAFVHALQRLLPEIRAEHLVKAPAGVRAQAVTREGKMVDDFLILETERVINVNNAPSPAATASLNIGRLIVDKLSAHLS; this is encoded by the coding sequence ATGCAGACCGTGGATATCGCCGTAGTCGGCGGCGGCATTGTAGGACTGGCGACGGCCTGGCATGCGACGCAGCGTTTCCCCCAGGCCAAGGTTGTCGTGCTGGAAAAAGAGACCGCCGTCGCAGCCCATCAAACGGGCCACAACTCGGGCGTGCTGCACACCGGAATCTACTACAAGCCCGGCTCCCTCAAGGCGATCAATTGCCGCGAAGGGAAGCTGGCCATGCAGCAGTTCTGCGAGCAGCAAGGAGTCGACTTTGACATCTGCGGCAAGGTCATCGTCGCCCTGAACGAACAGGAACTGGGCCCCCTGCAGACGATCTTCGAACGCGGACAGGCCAACGGCGTCCGCTGCGAAATGATCCCGCGCGAACGTCTGCTGGAACTGGAGCCGCACGCGGCCGGCATCCAGGCGATCCACGTGCCGGAAGCCGGCATCGTCAACTATCGCCAGGTTTGTCAGCGGCTGGCCGCCATCGTGCGCGAACGCGGCGGCGAAGTAGTCCTGGGCGCCCGGGTGCTGTCGATGGAGCATCGCGACGGCGGCGTCGTACTGCAGACAAAGCAGAGCGACTTTACCGCCCGGCAGGTGGTGAACTGCGCCGGCCTGCAGTGCGATCGCGTCGCCCGACTGAGCGGCCAGAAACCGGCGGCCAAGATCGTCCCTTTCCGCGGCGAATACTACGAGCTGAAGCCCGAGGCGCAACACCTTTGTCGCACGCTGATCTATCCCACGCCCGACCCCAGCTTCCCCTTCCTGGGCGTGCACTTCACTCGCATGATCGAAGGCGGCGTGGAGTGCGGGCCGAACGCCGTGCTGGCCTTTGCCCGTGAAGGGTACCGCAAACGGGATATCAACCTGCGAGACCTGGCCGAATCGCTGACCTATCCCGGGTTCCTGAAAATGGCGATGAAGCACTGGCGGACCGGCCTGGGGGAAATGTGGCGGAGCTTCAGCAAGCAGGCCTTCGTCCACGCCCTGCAGCGGCTGCTGCCCGAGATCCGTGCGGAACACCTGGTCAAAGCGCCCGCCGGCGTCAGGGCGCAGGCCGTGACGCGGGAAGGGAAAATGGTCGACGACTTCCTGATTCTAGAGACGGAGCGGGTGATCAACGTCAACAACGCGCCGTCGCCCGCCGCCACGGCCTCGCTGAATATCGGCCGGCTGATTGTCGATAAACTGTCCGCCCACCTCTCTTGA
- a CDS encoding thioredoxin family protein: MRHALLFFLSIALLGSAASAGEYNQTLSIGDTAPAWNDLPGVDGKTYSLKDLEEKKVVVVAFTCNSCPYAVDYEDRMIALAKKYGGENGQAALVAINVNKVESDLPAAMKQRAEEKGFNFPYLFDETQKIAKAYGAQRTPEFYVLDADRKVVYMGALDDNTDASKVEMLYVEQAIAAALKGGQPEVKETPPIGCAVRYQRVRRTRD; encoded by the coding sequence ATGCGGCACGCCCTTTTGTTTTTCCTTTCGATCGCCCTTCTCGGCAGCGCGGCGAGCGCCGGCGAATACAACCAGACCTTGAGCATCGGCGACACGGCTCCCGCCTGGAACGACCTGCCTGGCGTCGACGGCAAAACGTACTCGCTCAAGGATCTGGAGGAGAAAAAAGTCGTGGTCGTGGCGTTCACCTGCAACAGCTGCCCTTACGCCGTGGACTACGAAGACCGCATGATCGCGCTGGCCAAAAAGTACGGCGGCGAAAACGGCCAGGCCGCCCTGGTCGCCATCAATGTCAACAAGGTGGAAAGCGACCTGCCTGCCGCCATGAAACAGCGGGCGGAAGAAAAGGGCTTCAACTTTCCCTACCTGTTCGATGAAACCCAGAAAATCGCCAAGGCCTACGGAGCCCAGCGAACGCCCGAGTTCTACGTGCTGGACGCCGACCGCAAGGTGGTTTACATGGGCGCCCTGGACGACAACACCGACGCGTCGAAAGTCGAAATGCTGTACGTAGAACAGGCGATCGCGGCCGCACTCAAAGGCGGCCAGCCCGAGGTCAAAGAGACGCCGCCGATCGGCTGCGCCGTGCGTTACCAGCGCGTCCGCCGCACCCGCGATTAA
- a CDS encoding DUF817 domain-containing protein encodes MSPLRRFLWEFWLFGIKQASACIFGAFLLTMILVTRFYYPADAWLYRYDFLLLLAVAFQASLLLFRMETPKEALVIIIFHVVATGMEVFKTSGAIGAWAYPEPFTLGIGNVPLFAGFMYSAVGSYIARVWRIFDFRFSYYPPVWQTWLLVALIYINFFSHHYTVDLRWPLTAATVCMFFRSQIYFKMDQKHRHMPLLTGWLLVALFIWFAENIATYAGIWVYPAQANVWKMVPLEKLGAWFLLMILSFVLAALVQRPQLMRADGSDTGEPDKEKDFAGNASPVPPPVSSSRKEWPGDIRSSFCGRAGAGKSPDRR; translated from the coding sequence ATGTCGCCTCTGCGCCGATTCTTGTGGGAGTTCTGGCTGTTCGGGATCAAGCAGGCGTCGGCCTGTATCTTTGGCGCCTTTCTGCTGACGATGATTCTTGTTACCAGGTTTTACTATCCTGCCGACGCCTGGTTATATCGCTACGATTTTTTGCTACTGCTGGCCGTAGCATTCCAGGCGAGTCTCTTGTTGTTTCGCATGGAAACGCCGAAAGAGGCGCTGGTGATTATCATTTTCCATGTCGTGGCGACCGGCATGGAGGTTTTCAAGACTTCGGGGGCGATCGGGGCCTGGGCGTACCCTGAGCCGTTCACCTTGGGAATCGGGAATGTCCCGTTATTTGCAGGATTTATGTATAGCGCCGTGGGCAGCTATATCGCCCGGGTGTGGCGGATCTTTGATTTCCGATTTTCCTACTACCCGCCGGTCTGGCAGACATGGCTGCTGGTGGCGTTGATCTATATCAACTTTTTCAGCCACCATTACACTGTTGATTTGCGCTGGCCGCTAACGGCGGCGACGGTCTGTATGTTCTTTCGCTCGCAGATCTATTTCAAGATGGATCAAAAACACCGCCATATGCCCTTGCTGACAGGCTGGCTGCTGGTCGCCCTGTTTATCTGGTTTGCGGAGAATATCGCCACCTATGCAGGAATCTGGGTTTACCCGGCACAGGCGAACGTATGGAAGATGGTTCCCCTGGAGAAACTGGGCGCCTGGTTCCTGCTGATGATCCTCAGCTTTGTGCTGGCGGCCCTGGTGCAGCGTCCGCAGTTGATGCGTGCTGACGGCAGCGACACGGGCGAGCCAGACAAGGAAAAAGATTTCGCTGGCAATGCGTCGCCTGTTCCTCCGCCAGTTTCATCGTCGCGAAAGGAATGGCCTGGGGATATTCGTTCGTCGTTCTGCGGACGAGCTGGCGCCGGAAAGTCGCCTGACCGTCGGTAA
- a CDS encoding leucine-rich repeat domain-containing protein: MILQAVVVILAAAAAQIAETETELASWVRRLGDDNYYLRERASQKVVTYGAQAIAPLAQAAAGDDLEVSVRAVAALAVLLGSDDLATSQESQQAMQEITRSRNLPVAYRARVALRIREPSAITLLEQQGAEFNSDRSVLTLGEGYRGTGEELVNLRWLSRLKVVRLRHAAIGDAALTHLYLAPRLREVGLFDTAISNDGVKHLGRLSQLEVLHLARSSVEDAGLAHLSGLQQLVWLDLTGLPVTDACLDALKAMPSLRGVDLRKTQITAGGAAGLAKKLPQAKILH, translated from the coding sequence GTGATACTCCAGGCGGTAGTCGTCATCCTGGCGGCGGCGGCAGCGCAAATTGCGGAGACGGAAACGGAACTCGCCTCCTGGGTGCGACGTCTGGGGGACGATAACTACTACCTGCGCGAGCGGGCTTCGCAAAAAGTCGTAACGTACGGCGCCCAGGCCATCGCTCCCTTGGCGCAGGCCGCCGCCGGCGACGACCTGGAAGTTTCCGTGCGAGCCGTGGCCGCCCTGGCGGTTCTGCTGGGCAGCGACGACCTGGCCACATCCCAGGAGTCGCAGCAGGCAATGCAGGAGATCACCCGTTCCAGGAATTTGCCGGTCGCGTATCGCGCCCGGGTCGCCCTGCGGATCCGGGAGCCGTCAGCCATCACCTTGCTGGAGCAGCAGGGGGCCGAATTCAACAGCGATCGCAGCGTGCTGACGCTCGGCGAAGGTTATCGCGGCACGGGAGAAGAGCTGGTCAATCTGCGCTGGCTGTCCCGGCTAAAAGTTGTCCGCCTGCGTCATGCGGCGATTGGCGATGCGGCCCTGACCCACCTGTACCTGGCGCCCCGCCTGCGGGAAGTCGGCCTGTTCGACACAGCCATCAGTAACGATGGCGTCAAGCACCTGGGCCGTTTGTCTCAGCTCGAAGTGCTGCACCTGGCCCGCAGTTCGGTCGAGGATGCGGGCCTGGCCCATTTGAGCGGACTGCAGCAACTGGTCTGGCTGGATCTGACCGGTTTGCCGGTCACGGACGCCTGCCTGGACGCGCTGAAAGCGATGCCATCGCTCCGCGGCGTCGATCTGCGCAAGACGCAGATCACGGCCGGCGGCGCCGCTGGCCTCGCCAAAAAACTGCCGCAAGCCAAAATCCTGCACTAG
- a CDS encoding protein kinase domain-containing protein gives MNLDLCPAPQQLSEFATGSLSEALAVGVHDHLENCVECRAQVDRLSSTDDSLLGFMRAAPPTPASDAPQIEALVAAAAGMLGSPARVRRTPADIEQFVVLLQRSRLLSQKKIDQCLAKLNTSSLTRFVRDLVAQKVLTRYQAQMLAQGKSKGLVLGNYTLLDQLGKGGMGLVFKARHSRMNRLVALKVLPPSATQSADRVGRFRREVEMAARLHHENIIVSHDADQAAGVHFLVMEYVAGEDLSKRVKREGPLPLSNALLCMLQAARGLEYAHEQGMVHRDIKPSNLLLDPQGVVKVLDLGLARWENDLLDDGLTRSGMVMGTIDYMAPEQALNSRHADYRSDIYSLGCTLFFLLTGRALHQGETVMEKLIAHRELPAPLIRAFRPDAPAALQTLFERMVAKDPRDRFATMGETAAALAALLAQAEPAWSAAPALAARIDDAPSTARNLGPGMSSTVGISLSASSTGHAAGSGPTALMPAASAAPVTTAMSLTAPMSVLPGAMSASTPGSTAPSSGQRISRRTWWIGAGVAGIAILLMASAGGIAAYGMRGNSAAIANGGRGRVAVVLPQSGFNGYDFKQVQSALAKDGIQLALVSASPRKISPTDGNGGPLTPELLLQDVRPRDFDAVLFCSGDQSGYLKSPQEKAQAKELITEMRASQRVLGAVGNGAMVLACAGALKGQKYSGQESYGNGATAVKDPCVVAGHCVTFADSCNSYGLVQKLQRTRSR, from the coding sequence ATGAACCTTGATCTTTGCCCTGCCCCGCAGCAGCTGTCGGAATTTGCTACGGGTTCCTTGTCCGAAGCCCTGGCGGTCGGCGTGCATGATCACCTGGAAAATTGCGTAGAGTGCCGGGCGCAGGTGGATCGGCTGTCGTCAACCGACGATAGTCTGCTCGGTTTCATGCGGGCCGCCCCGCCGACGCCGGCAAGCGATGCTCCCCAGATAGAAGCCCTGGTCGCCGCTGCGGCAGGCATGCTGGGATCACCGGCCCGCGTGCGTCGCACGCCCGCAGATATCGAGCAGTTTGTCGTACTCCTCCAGCGCAGCCGGCTGTTGTCGCAGAAAAAGATCGACCAGTGCCTGGCGAAGCTCAATACCTCGTCGCTGACGCGGTTCGTCCGGGATCTGGTCGCCCAGAAGGTCCTCACCCGCTACCAGGCCCAGATGCTGGCGCAGGGCAAATCCAAAGGGCTGGTGCTGGGGAATTACACGCTGCTGGATCAGCTGGGTAAGGGCGGCATGGGCCTGGTGTTCAAGGCCCGCCACAGCCGCATGAATCGGCTGGTCGCGCTCAAGGTGCTGCCGCCGTCGGCGACCCAGTCCGCGGATCGCGTCGGCCGGTTTCGCCGTGAAGTGGAAATGGCGGCCCGACTGCACCACGAGAACATCATCGTTTCCCACGACGCCGACCAGGCGGCCGGCGTGCATTTTCTGGTGATGGAATATGTCGCCGGCGAGGATCTTTCCAAACGCGTCAAACGGGAAGGACCGCTGCCGCTGTCGAACGCCTTGCTGTGCATGCTGCAGGCGGCTCGCGGCCTGGAATACGCCCATGAACAGGGGATGGTGCATCGTGATATCAAGCCGAGCAACCTGCTGCTGGACCCGCAAGGGGTGGTGAAAGTGCTTGACCTGGGCCTGGCCCGCTGGGAGAACGACCTGCTCGATGATGGCCTGACCCGCTCCGGCATGGTGATGGGGACGATCGACTACATGGCTCCCGAACAGGCGCTGAACTCCCGGCATGCCGACTACCGCAGCGACATCTACAGCCTGGGTTGTACGCTGTTCTTTCTGCTCACCGGTCGAGCGCTGCACCAGGGCGAAACGGTGATGGAGAAGCTGATCGCCCATCGAGAATTGCCGGCCCCGTTGATCCGTGCGTTCCGTCCCGACGCGCCTGCGGCCCTGCAGACCCTGTTCGAACGGATGGTGGCGAAAGATCCGCGAGACCGCTTCGCCACCATGGGAGAGACGGCCGCCGCGCTCGCCGCCCTGCTGGCCCAGGCCGAACCGGCCTGGTCGGCCGCTCCGGCTCTCGCGGCCCGCATCGACGACGCGCCCAGCACGGCCCGCAATCTGGGACCAGGCATGTCCTCGACCGTGGGCATATCGCTGTCGGCTTCCTCCACCGGGCATGCGGCCGGCAGCGGACCCACCGCCTTGATGCCGGCGGCATCGGCCGCGCCCGTCACGACGGCCATGTCGCTGACGGCGCCGATGTCCGTTCTACCGGGAGCAATGTCGGCCTCGACGCCCGGGTCGACTGCCCCCTCCAGCGGCCAGCGTATTTCCCGAAGAACCTGGTGGATTGGCGCCGGCGTCGCCGGGATCGCGATCCTCCTGATGGCGAGCGCAGGCGGGATCGCCGCTTATGGCATGCGGGGGAACTCGGCCGCCATCGCCAATGGCGGACGCGGCCGGGTGGCGGTCGTCCTGCCGCAAAGCGGTTTTAATGGTTATGATTTTAAGCAGGTGCAGTCAGCCCTGGCGAAAGACGGCATCCAGCTGGCCCTGGTGTCTGCCTCGCCCCGCAAGATCTCCCCGACCGACGGCAACGGCGGCCCGCTGACGCCCGAACTCCTGCTGCAGGACGTTCGCCCGCGCGACTTCGACGCGGTGCTGTTCTGCAGCGGCGATCAATCCGGCTATTTGAAATCGCCCCAGGAGAAAGCCCAGGCCAAAGAGCTGATCACCGAAATGCGCGCGTCCCAGCGGGTGCTCGGCGCCGTCGGCAACGGCGCCATGGTGCTGGCCTGTGCCGGGGCCCTCAAGGGCCAGAAGTACTCGGGCCAGGAAAGCTACGGCAACGGCGCCACCGCCGTCAAAGATCCGTGCGTGGTCGCCGGCCATTGCGTAACGTTCGCCGACAGCTGCAATTCGTACGGTCTGGTCCAGAAACTGCAACGTACCCGTTCCCGCTAG
- a CDS encoding Ldh family oxidoreductase: MNPIKSLTFPVERLHEFTAQVLVACGVPPADAARAADILTQADLRGIDSHGVARLHAYVTQYKAGRMNPRPNITVARDRLSTATVDGDNGLGLVVGPKANEIAMEKAEKTGAAWVAVCNSHHFGIAGYYPLVALERDMIGWAMTNATNQVAPHGSRQRLLGTNPIAVAFPGLVEPPVVIDMATSVVSYGKIEIARRRQEPIPSGWALDSTGHITTDPTAMGPDYALLPLGSDKERGGHKGYCLGSMVDLFCGPLAGANWGPFAPPLLYPPEAHHGTVGKGIGHLFGAMKIDAFVDVDDFKRQVDHWVQVMRAAPPAPGYSGPLIPGDPERAAEKIRRESGVPLILPVVEDLRRVGQETNTPFDE; the protein is encoded by the coding sequence ATGAACCCGATAAAATCGCTGACCTTTCCGGTCGAACGCCTGCACGAATTTACCGCCCAGGTGCTGGTCGCCTGCGGCGTGCCGCCGGCCGACGCAGCCAGGGCGGCCGACATCCTGACCCAGGCGGATCTGCGCGGGATTGATTCGCATGGCGTGGCCCGGCTGCATGCCTATGTCACGCAGTACAAGGCGGGACGGATGAACCCGCGGCCCAACATTACCGTCGCCCGGGATCGCCTGTCGACCGCCACCGTCGACGGCGACAACGGCCTGGGGCTGGTCGTTGGCCCGAAGGCGAACGAGATCGCCATGGAGAAGGCCGAGAAGACCGGCGCCGCCTGGGTCGCCGTGTGCAACTCGCATCATTTTGGCATCGCCGGCTACTATCCGCTGGTCGCACTGGAACGCGACATGATCGGCTGGGCCATGACCAACGCCACCAACCAGGTGGCGCCGCACGGCAGCCGGCAGCGACTGCTGGGCACCAACCCGATCGCCGTGGCCTTTCCCGGGCTGGTCGAACCGCCCGTCGTGATTGATATGGCGACCAGTGTCGTCTCTTACGGCAAGATTGAAATCGCCCGCCGCCGCCAGGAGCCGATCCCCTCCGGCTGGGCGCTCGATTCGACCGGACACATCACGACCGATCCCACCGCCATGGGCCCCGATTACGCGCTGCTGCCGCTGGGTTCCGACAAAGAACGCGGCGGCCACAAAGGCTACTGCCTGGGCTCCATGGTCGACCTGTTCTGCGGGCCGCTGGCCGGAGCCAACTGGGGCCCGTTCGCCCCGCCGCTGCTCTACCCGCCCGAGGCTCACCATGGCACGGTCGGCAAGGGGATCGGGCACCTGTTTGGCGCGATGAAGATCGATGCCTTTGTCGACGTCGACGACTTCAAGCGGCAGGTCGATCACTGGGTGCAAGTGATGCGGGCCGCCCCGCCCGCTCCCGGATACAGCGGGCCGCTGATCCCCGGCGACCCCGAACGGGCCGCGGAAAAGATCCGCCGCGAGTCCGGCGTGCCGCTCATCCTGCCCGTCGTCGAAGACCTCCGCCGCGTCGGCCAGGAGACAAATACTCCGTTCGACGAGTAG
- a CDS encoding outer membrane protein assembly factor BamB family protein, with product MLFSSSQKLAALIAAGLVVLAVSVAVARTWSDASGMFSIEAEFVAFSDGKVQLKKETGDTIVVPMLALSKPDQEWVREELARRKAGGAPAAETPTARDTNQAAVPGDWPQWRGPKRDGVNRETGLLESWPAGGPELLWTAQGLGSGYASVSVANGKIYTMGAVGDGQRLMALSTEDGKEIWSTEISRKRDKPNCTPTVDGDLVFGLSLDGVLLCCNAETGQEVWRKRYADDFGGRMMSNWGYSESPLVDGDRLICTPGGDRAMVVALDKRTGREIWSTPMPRGGDQGSDGAGYASLVISNAGGVRQYVTLVGRGVIGVRASDGELLWGYNRVANGTANCPTPIVEGDYVFCSSGYGDGGSALLKLSNRQGRFAAQEVYYRSAKEVQNHHGGMILVDGFVYMGHGHNQGLPLCLKLETGQLAWGPERGPGGNSAAILYADGKLYFRYENGVMALIEATPRGYNPISDFRLPTNNDKSWPHPVIANGKLYLRDGDVLHCYHVKK from the coding sequence ATGTTGTTTTCCTCGTCCCAAAAACTGGCGGCCCTGATCGCGGCTGGCCTGGTCGTTCTGGCGGTTTCGGTCGCGGTCGCCCGCACCTGGAGCGACGCCTCGGGCATGTTCTCCATCGAAGCCGAATTTGTCGCGTTCAGCGACGGCAAGGTGCAACTGAAGAAAGAAACCGGCGATACGATCGTGGTGCCGATGCTAGCGCTCAGCAAGCCGGACCAGGAATGGGTGCGGGAAGAACTGGCCCGGCGGAAAGCGGGCGGAGCCCCCGCCGCCGAAACTCCGACCGCCCGCGATACCAACCAGGCCGCCGTCCCCGGCGACTGGCCCCAGTGGCGCGGGCCGAAGCGTGACGGCGTGAACCGGGAAACAGGTCTGCTGGAAAGCTGGCCTGCCGGCGGGCCGGAACTGCTGTGGACGGCCCAGGGGCTGGGCTCCGGCTATGCGTCGGTGAGCGTGGCCAACGGCAAGATCTACACGATGGGCGCCGTCGGCGATGGGCAACGGCTGATGGCTCTGTCGACCGAAGACGGCAAGGAGATCTGGTCGACCGAGATCAGTCGCAAACGCGACAAGCCGAACTGCACCCCGACGGTCGACGGCGACCTGGTGTTTGGCCTGTCGCTCGACGGCGTGCTGCTCTGCTGCAATGCGGAAACCGGCCAGGAAGTCTGGCGGAAGCGGTATGCAGACGACTTTGGCGGCCGGATGATGTCGAACTGGGGCTACAGCGAATCGCCGCTGGTCGACGGCGACCGCCTGATCTGTACGCCCGGCGGCGACAGGGCGATGGTCGTGGCGCTGGATAAGCGAACGGGCCGCGAGATCTGGTCGACGCCGATGCCTCGCGGCGGGGACCAGGGCTCCGACGGAGCCGGTTATGCGTCGCTCGTGATCAGCAACGCCGGCGGCGTTCGCCAGTACGTCACGCTGGTCGGACGGGGAGTGATCGGCGTGCGCGCCAGCGACGGCGAGCTGCTCTGGGGCTACAATCGCGTGGCGAACGGCACGGCCAACTGCCCCACGCCGATCGTGGAGGGCGACTACGTCTTCTGTTCCAGCGGTTACGGCGACGGCGGCAGCGCCCTGCTCAAACTGAGTAATCGCCAGGGCCGATTCGCCGCGCAGGAAGTTTATTACCGCTCCGCCAAGGAGGTGCAAAACCACCACGGCGGGATGATCCTGGTCGACGGCTTTGTGTATATGGGGCACGGCCATAACCAGGGTCTGCCGCTGTGCCTGAAACTGGAAACGGGTCAGCTGGCCTGGGGACCGGAACGCGGCCCCGGCGGGAACTCGGCCGCCATTCTGTACGCCGACGGAAAGCTGTACTTCCGCTACGAGAACGGCGTGATGGCGCTGATCGAAGCCACCCCCCGCGGCTACAACCCGATCAGCGACTTCCGCCTGCCGACCAATAACGACAAAAGCTGGCCGCATCCGGTGATCGCCAACGGTAAACTCTACCTGCGCGACGGCGATGTGTTGCATTGCTATCACGTGAAAAAGTAG